Proteins found in one Quercus robur chromosome 2, dhQueRobu3.1, whole genome shotgun sequence genomic segment:
- the LOC126699719 gene encoding uncharacterized mitochondrial protein AtMg00810-like — MDVKYAFLNGYLNEEVGFKKGYANRTLFVKTNENYLLVAQVYVDDIVFGATTNARAIEFFEEMKKEFEMSMVGELTFFLGLQLKQQLKQKKEGIFISQEKYARNLVKKFGLDSKKHASTPMSLSTKLNLDPSGEEVSPTLYRSIIGSLLYLTASRSNIAFSMGVCARYQAAPKESHLTAMKRIIRYVNGTPDYGLWYSKDSNACLARYLNADWAGSVDDWKSTSGSCFYLGNNLVSWMSKKQNSVSLSTAEAEYIAIGSYCTQLL; from the exons atggatgtgaaaTATGCATTTCTCAATGGATACCtgaatgaagaagt AGGATTCAAAAAGGGATATGCCAATCGGACTCTATTTGTCAAGACTAATGAGAACTACCTTCTTGTGGCtcaagtatatgttgatgacattgtATTTGGAGCTACCACAAATGCTCGAGCTATAGAGTTCTTcgaggagatgaagaaagaatttgagatgagtatggtgggggagcttACATTTTTCTTGGGCCTTCAACTCAAGCAACAACTCAAGCAAAAGAAGGAAGGTATATTCATTTCACAAGAAAAATATGCTAGAAAtcttgtcaagaagtttggattAGATTCCAAAAagcatgcctccactcccatgagttTATCCACAAAGCTTAATCTTGATCCTTCTGGGGAAGAAGTAAGTCCAActttgtataggagcatcattgggAGTTTGCTCTATCTTACGGCAAGTAGATCGAATATTGCTTTTAGCATGGGAGTTTGTGCTCGATATCAAGCCGCTCCAAAGGAATCCCACTTGACTGCTATGAAGCGAATCATACGATATGTTAATGGCACTCCGGATTACGGCTTGTGGTACTCAAAGGATTCCAATGCATGCCTTGCGAGGTATTTAAATGCAGATTGGGCTGGAAGTGTGGATGACTGGAAGAGTACCTCAGGTAGCTGTTTCTATCTTGGCAACAACCTTGTCTCttggatgagcaagaaacaaaattcagTGTCACTCTCTACggcagaagcagagtacatagcTATTGGGAGCTACTGCACACAACTTCTCTAG